The Lutra lutra chromosome 15, mLutLut1.2, whole genome shotgun sequence genome includes a region encoding these proteins:
- the C15H1orf53 gene encoding uncharacterized protein C1orf53 homolog: protein MAARQIPASALAALGRLLQPPGPPRLLRLVGGFRQHLSLTLSSAAEEDRRGSGPRLQGGLKGDGRRPESEELTAAERRIADLHAAACATGQLNYVDPATGYTVLTQLAHLQRGKCCGSACRHCPYGQVNVKDPSKRKKFNSYFYV, encoded by the exons ATGGCGGCCAGGCAGATCCCAGCGTCCGCGCTCGCCGCCCTCGGAAGGCTACTTCAACCTCCCGGGCCACCAAGACTTCTCCGGCTCGTAGGAGGGTTCCGGCAGCACCTCAGCTTAACCCTCTCCTCCGCTGCTGAGGAAGACCGCAGAGGATCTGGGCCCCGCTTGCAAGGCGGGCTAAAGGGAGACGGCAGGCGTCCGGAGAGCGAAGAGTTAACAGCGGCCGAGCGGCGGATCGCGGACCTGCACGCGGCAGCCTGCGCG ACTGGCCAGTTAAACTATGTGGATCCAGCTACTGGCTATACCGTGCTCACACAGCTCGCCCACTTGCAGAGAGGTAAATGCTGTGGCTCTGCCTGCAGACAC TGTCCATATGGTCAAGTCAATGTTAAAGATCCatctaaaaggaagaaattcaattcatatttttatgtttga